The following proteins are co-located in the Moraxella nasovis genome:
- a CDS encoding epoxyqueuosine reductase QueH gives MTVFDKPDDADIVVSDILREKLIPPNGQNKVLLHSCCAPCSGEVMEAMLASGVDFTIYFYNPNIHPKKEYEIRKNENIAFAKKHGIPFVDADYDMDNWFERAKGMENDPERGRRCTMCFDMRFERTALYAHEHGFPVITSSLGISRWKNMAQINDCGVRAASPYDDVVYWEYNWRKGGGSSRMIEISKREHFYQQEYCGCAYSMRDSNNYRRSVGREPIKIGVKYYGDEE, from the coding sequence ATGACAGTGTTTGACAAGCCTGATGATGCTGATATTGTCGTCAGTGATATTTTGCGGGAAAAACTTATCCCGCCAAATGGTCAAAATAAAGTGTTACTGCATTCTTGCTGTGCTCCTTGTTCAGGAGAAGTTATGGAAGCTATGCTAGCAAGCGGCGTGGATTTTACCATTTATTTTTATAATCCCAACATTCACCCTAAAAAAGAGTACGAAATTCGCAAAAACGAAAATATTGCTTTTGCCAAAAAACACGGTATTCCTTTTGTGGACGCTGATTATGATATGGATAACTGGTTTGAGCGTGCAAAAGGCATGGAAAATGACCCTGAGCGTGGCAGACGCTGCACCATGTGTTTTGATATGCGGTTTGAGCGGACAGCGTTATATGCCCATGAGCATGGATTTCCTGTGATTACCAGCTCGTTGGGGATTTCTCGTTGGAAAAACATGGCACAGATTAATGATTGCGGGGTGCGTGCTGCCAGTCCTTATGATGATGTGGTGTACTGGGAGTATAACTGGCGTAAAGGCGGTGGGAGTTCTCGCATGATTGAAATTAGTAAGCGTGAGCATTTTTATCAGCAAGAATACTGTGGCTGTGCTTACTCTATGCGTGATAGCAATAACTACCGCCGAAGTGTGGGGCGTGAGCCGATTAAAATTGGCGTCAAATATTATGGTGATGAAGAATAA
- a CDS encoding DarT1-associated NADAR antitoxin family protein, whose translation MFYGSKWELNPTTAFYDWLYINALNQNKQYHHELLSYQAFTDIEFNPEKSINCQAYSVAMFVALAKNDMLGVLKDKEAFLGLYQKYKIDNTTKYHKELKQTSLL comes from the coding sequence ATGTTCTATGGTAGTAAGTGGGAACTAAATCCCACAACTGCTTTTTATGATTGGCTGTATATCAATGCACTAAACCAAAACAAACAGTACCATCATGAGCTGTTAAGCTACCAAGCATTTACTGACATTGAATTCAACCCTGAAAAATCCATTAACTGCCAAGCCTATTCTGTGGCGATGTTTGTTGCCTTAGCAAAGAATGATATGCTCGGTGTATTAAAAGATAAAGAAGCATTTTTAGGTTTGTATCAAAAATACAAGATAGATAACACAACCAAATACCATAAAGAATTAAAACAGACAAGCCTACTATAA
- a CDS encoding D-alanyl-D-alanine carboxypeptidase family protein — MRSNLKKYTIQLTMLMTVGAAYQNAQAFIVDNSHQKTVTLSRSQFSPSQSSSTYAVTATPITEINQVIKAEPTQTITRHAPKVVQTITKPTYTPVTTTPVTAQASSQFSSSYAQNDSFENFPITTESSSVAVVDLQTGKLIYGKNIDHQRSIASVSKVMTAMVILDSGLDMREEITLIASDLVGAKKASTKLKAGDRMSRSELTLLMLMKSENPAAKALARTYTGGYDAFIRAMNQKAYSLGMYQTSFADSSGLNPNNKSSASDLVKMMTAVSSQPRYQTIRNFSTAPSYDFYIANDILGDRVLKSNNTSRLVRAGAYPIGVSKTGYIREAGYCVVMETHVNNRPAIVVLLGAKASNSRWNDAENILTELAYRN; from the coding sequence ATGAGATCGAATCTAAAAAAATATACGATACAATTAACCATGCTAATGACAGTGGGTGCAGCTTATCAGAATGCTCAAGCTTTCATTGTGGATAATAGCCACCAAAAGACAGTAACTTTATCACGATCTCAATTTAGCCCATCTCAGTCTAGCTCTACCTATGCTGTGACAGCTACTCCTATTACTGAAATTAATCAAGTCATTAAAGCTGAACCAACTCAAACGATTACAAGGCACGCCCCTAAAGTAGTTCAGACGATAACAAAGCCCACCTATACACCTGTAACTACAACCCCTGTCACTGCACAAGCAAGCTCTCAGTTTAGCAGTAGCTATGCCCAAAATGATAGCTTTGAGAACTTTCCTATAACAACAGAATCATCTTCTGTGGCAGTCGTTGACCTACAAACTGGCAAGCTGATATACGGTAAAAACATCGATCATCAGCGTTCAATCGCTTCGGTGTCTAAAGTAATGACGGCTATGGTGATTTTAGATTCTGGTCTTGATATGCGTGAAGAGATTACTTTGATTGCGTCAGACTTAGTTGGGGCAAAAAAAGCAAGTACCAAACTAAAAGCAGGCGATAGAATGAGTCGTTCTGAGCTGACATTATTAATGCTTATGAAATCTGAAAATCCTGCTGCCAAGGCTTTAGCACGCACCTACACAGGCGGTTATGATGCCTTTATTAGGGCTATGAATCAAAAAGCATACAGTCTAGGTATGTATCAAACAAGCTTTGCTGACTCATCTGGGTTAAATCCGAATAATAAGTCATCTGCCAGCGACTTGGTGAAGATGATGACAGCAGTAAGCAGTCAGCCGCGTTATCAGACAATTCGCAACTTCTCAACTGCACCAAGCTATGATTTTTATATTGCAAATGACATCTTAGGCGATCGTGTTCTTAAGTCAAATAACACAAGTCGCCTTGTGCGTGCAGGTGCTTATCCTATCGGCGTGTCAAAGACAGGTTACATTCGTGAGGCGGGCTATTGCGTCGTCATGGAAACGCACGTTAATAACCGTCCTGCCATTGTTGTACTGCTTGGGGCAAAAGCTTCTAACAGTCGCTGGAATGATGCCGAGAACATTTTAACTGAGCTTGCCTATCGTAATTGA
- the mfd gene encoding transcription-repair coupling factor has protein sequence MPQINIPTLKDAHTAHVQNLEGLAFAFWLSGFIKVQADTLHVVIADTQERLYQLEHELRFFGVVAHSFADYETLVYDQLAVHQDIISERIHLLTNMPKSGVLLVSVQTLMQRICPPQFLLGHHFDLRVGDSFDIDSERERLIKAGYRHVDNVFEAGEFAIRGSVVDIFAMGQALPFRLDLFDDEIEYIKFFDPQNQRTLSDEALDKLKKDSLAHNNDFEYSRLPDKPKTDEFMVLPAREFALVDGRENFRQNFAKIFGDVSARKVELYIDVLAGIAPAGIEYYAPLFFDLDEWQASGTLFDYLPKNTSMIMMGDVAHHHTQVWDQLQARYHNYGHDKQTPILAPKWLFLPFNEFFARLKPFAKVQFDKKACANDAFIGWQNSLVPSVSINHKQSEPLADLLQFLQHANQKTLIVAESAGRREILLELLKDKVRVTVVADFNEFLGDLSNFNENHIALTVAPIEQGLMLHNNATTICVLSEAQIFGRQITTTQRRTRTMSQALIVKSVSEMSKGSLVVHIEHGIGRYQGLTMLDLGDGEQEFIHLKYADDASIYVPITQLALIGRYSGTDSEAVQLSKIGSGKWDKAKQKTLEQIYDVAAELLNVQARRNAKSGISFDIDMQSYELFASSFEYEETIDQMVAIDNILHDMKQNKPMDRLICGDVGFGKTEVAMRAAFVAVQAGYQVAVLVPTTLLAGQHEDSFKTRFADWAVRIESLSRFVSKKSQDAVLADLAAGKVDIVIGTHKLLQDDVKFKNLGLMIIDEEHRFGVRHKDKIKAMQSDVDSLSMTATPIPRTLNMALSGMQDISIIATPPARRLAIKTFVTPKSDIAIKEAMLREILRGGQVYFLHNDVASIETMAETLKELVPQARVGVAHGQMPERELSAVMSDFYHKRFNVLIASTIIETGIDVPNANTIIINRADKFGLAQLHQLRGRVGRSHHQAYCYLLVPSLKGLTADAKKRLEAISRANTLGAGFVLASEDLEIRGAGEILGKEQSGNMQTIGFGLYMDMLERATKAIKQGKTPNLATPLELVSDINVHASALIPDDYLGDVSERLLFYKRISNLDEIDELNDIKTEMIDRFGALPIPTKTLFAVHALRIKAHALGIGKIDANAKAITLEFNQDTPVDGLAIVKLIQSVDKDGSYRMNGAMGVRFSTKVEMSLEQRMAKVGEMLHYFYQSIHDDKRQSV, from the coding sequence ATGCCACAGATTAATATTCCAACCCTAAAAGACGCCCATACCGCCCATGTTCAGAATCTAGAAGGATTAGCATTTGCGTTTTGGCTATCTGGCTTTATAAAAGTGCAGGCAGACACCTTACATGTTGTTATCGCAGATACCCAAGAAAGACTGTATCAGCTTGAGCATGAATTGCGATTTTTTGGGGTTGTTGCTCATAGTTTTGCCGATTATGAAACGCTTGTTTATGATCAGCTGGCTGTACACCAAGATATTATCTCAGAACGCATTCATTTGCTAACCAATATGCCAAAAAGCGGCGTGCTTTTGGTGAGTGTTCAGACATTAATGCAAAGAATCTGCCCGCCCCAATTTCTACTAGGTCATCATTTTGATTTACGTGTAGGGGATAGCTTTGATATTGACAGCGAGCGAGAACGCTTGATTAAGGCAGGCTATCGTCATGTAGATAATGTGTTTGAGGCGGGTGAGTTTGCTATTCGTGGTAGTGTCGTGGATATTTTTGCGATGGGTCAGGCATTGCCATTTCGCTTAGATTTATTTGACGATGAGATTGAGTACATTAAGTTTTTTGACCCCCAAAATCAAAGAACGTTATCTGATGAGGCTTTAGATAAATTAAAAAAAGACAGCTTAGCTCATAATAATGATTTTGAGTACAGCCGTCTGCCTGATAAGCCAAAGACTGATGAGTTTATGGTACTGCCTGCTCGTGAGTTTGCTTTAGTAGATGGGCGTGAGAATTTTCGCCAAAATTTTGCTAAGATTTTTGGCGATGTGTCTGCTCGTAAAGTGGAGCTATACATAGATGTTTTGGCAGGTATTGCTCCTGCTGGTATTGAATATTATGCACCGCTGTTTTTTGACTTAGATGAATGGCAAGCAAGTGGGACGCTGTTTGATTATTTACCAAAAAATACGTCGATGATTATGATGGGTGATGTGGCGCATCATCACACCCAAGTGTGGGATCAGCTACAAGCACGCTACCATAATTATGGACATGATAAGCAAACACCAATCTTAGCACCAAAATGGCTATTTTTGCCATTTAATGAGTTTTTTGCACGGCTAAAGCCTTTTGCCAAGGTGCAGTTTGACAAAAAAGCCTGTGCTAACGATGCTTTTATAGGTTGGCAGAATTCTCTTGTGCCAAGTGTGAGCATTAACCATAAACAAAGCGAGCCATTAGCAGATCTTTTGCAGTTCCTCCAACATGCCAACCAAAAAACCTTGATCGTTGCTGAAAGTGCGGGGCGGCGAGAAATTTTATTGGAGCTTTTAAAGGATAAAGTTCGTGTAACGGTTGTGGCAGATTTTAATGAGTTTTTGGGCGATTTGTCTAACTTTAATGAAAATCATATCGCCTTGACAGTTGCTCCTATCGAGCAAGGCTTAATGCTGCATAATAATGCAACGACAATCTGTGTGCTTAGTGAAGCCCAAATTTTTGGTAGACAGATTACCACAACCCAAAGACGAACTCGCACCATGTCGCAAGCATTAATTGTTAAGTCAGTTAGCGAGATGAGTAAGGGTAGTTTGGTGGTGCATATCGAGCATGGCATAGGTCGCTATCAGGGGCTTACCATGCTTGACTTAGGCGATGGTGAACAAGAGTTTATCCACCTAAAATATGCCGATGATGCCAGCATTTATGTGCCAATCACTCAGCTTGCCTTGATAGGGCGATACAGCGGAACTGACAGTGAGGCGGTACAATTATCTAAGATTGGCAGTGGTAAATGGGATAAAGCTAAGCAAAAAACGCTTGAGCAGATTTATGATGTGGCAGCCGAGCTTTTAAATGTGCAAGCACGCCGTAACGCCAAAAGCGGTATCAGTTTTGATATAGATATGCAAAGCTATGAGCTGTTTGCCAGCAGTTTTGAGTATGAAGAAACGATCGATCAGATGGTCGCTATTGATAATATCTTGCATGACATGAAGCAAAATAAGCCGATGGATAGGCTGATTTGTGGCGATGTTGGCTTTGGTAAGACCGAGGTTGCAATGCGAGCGGCATTTGTCGCAGTGCAAGCAGGCTATCAAGTAGCGGTGCTTGTGCCAACCACGCTACTAGCCGGGCAGCACGAGGATAGCTTTAAGACCAGATTTGCCGATTGGGCGGTGCGTATTGAAAGCTTGTCTCGATTCGTCAGTAAAAAATCCCAAGACGCAGTGCTTGCTGATCTGGCAGCAGGTAAGGTGGATATTGTTATCGGCACACATAAGCTATTACAAGATGATGTTAAGTTTAAAAATCTAGGCTTGATGATTATTGATGAAGAGCACCGTTTTGGCGTGCGTCATAAAGATAAGATTAAGGCAATGCAATCAGATGTAGATAGCCTATCTATGACGGCAACGCCCATTCCACGCACGCTAAACATGGCATTATCAGGCATGCAAGATATCTCTATTATCGCCACACCGCCTGCCAGACGGCTTGCGATTAAGACATTTGTTACCCCAAAGTCAGACATCGCCATCAAAGAGGCAATGCTGCGTGAAATATTGCGTGGCGGTCAGGTGTATTTTTTGCACAATGATGTGGCAAGCATTGAAACAATGGCAGAAACGCTAAAAGAACTCGTTCCACAAGCACGTGTCGGCGTGGCACATGGGCAAATGCCAGAACGAGAATTATCAGCGGTGATGAGTGATTTTTATCATAAGAGATTTAATGTACTGATTGCCAGCACGATTATTGAGACAGGTATTGATGTGCCAAATGCCAATACCATCATCATCAACCGTGCCGATAAATTTGGTCTAGCTCAGCTGCATCAGCTCCGTGGGCGAGTGGGACGCTCACACCATCAGGCGTATTGTTATTTGCTTGTGCCTTCATTAAAGGGCTTGACAGCAGATGCTAAGAAACGCTTGGAAGCGATTAGCCGTGCTAATACGCTTGGGGCAGGGTTTGTGCTTGCCAGTGAAGACTTAGAAATTCGTGGGGCAGGCGAGATTTTGGGTAAGGAGCAATCAGGTAATATGCAGACCATTGGCTTTGGGCTATATATGGATATGCTTGAGCGTGCCACTAAAGCAATCAAGCAAGGCAAAACGCCTAACCTTGCAACACCGCTTGAGTTAGTCAGTGATATCAATGTGCATGCATCTGCCTTAATCCCTGACGATTATTTAGGCGATGTGTCAGAGCGGCTACTATTTTATAAGCGTATTAGCAATCTTGATGAAATTGATGAGCTTAATGACATCAAAACTGAGATGATTGATCGATTTGGTGCATTGCCTATCCCAACAAAGACACTATTTGCTGTCCACGCCCTACGAATTAAGGCTCATGCCTTAGGTATCGGTAAGATTGACGCAAATGCAAAAGCGATTACCCTTGAGTTTAATCAAGATACACCCGTTGATGGTCTGGCAATCGTTAAGCTTATCCAGTCCGTTGATAAAGATGGTAGTTACCGCATGAATGGAGCGATGGGAGTGAGATTTAGTACAAAAGTTGAGATGAGCTTAGAGCAAAGAATGGCGAAAGTTGGCGAGATGCTGCATTATTTTTATCAAAGCATCCATGATGACAAAAGGCAGTCGGTGTGA
- a CDS encoding HIT domain-containing protein, translated as MFQLHPTLAKDTFLVGDFPLSTVRLMNDCQFPWLILVPRVSGVKEIYELSHVDQVQFLRESSWVSSQMAKIFGADKMNVAALGNQVSQLHFHHIVRYQNDAKWPNPVWGSPAIPYTAEVLQHMQQTLMITLRGHHEMPFDWKMSV; from the coding sequence ATGTTTCAATTACATCCAACACTTGCTAAAGATACGTTTTTGGTAGGTGATTTTCCGTTATCTACTGTGCGTTTGATGAACGACTGCCAGTTTCCTTGGCTAATTTTGGTGCCACGTGTATCAGGCGTTAAAGAAATTTATGAGCTGTCGCACGTTGATCAAGTGCAGTTTTTGCGTGAATCAAGCTGGGTATCTAGTCAGATGGCGAAGATTTTTGGTGCAGATAAGATGAATGTTGCTGCACTTGGCAATCAAGTGTCTCAGCTGCATTTTCATCACATCGTCCGCTATCAAAACGACGCTAAATGGCCAAATCCTGTATGGGGCTCGCCTGCTATTCCCTATACCGCAGAAGTATTACAGCATATGCAACAGACACTGATGATAACCTTACGTGGTCACCACGAAATGCCTTTTGATTGGAAGATGAGTGTTTAG
- a CDS encoding thiamine phosphate synthase, protein MKNTPPKLYLLTNDDEITTLMDKLERAFDTGAISVLQIRRKKTLQQYDLATVYREAELLISLAYDYDIDVIINDDLQLASHFCTGLHLGQRDGSVRVARELLGNDVIIGRTCHSDMALFKEAKKQGASYGAMGTVFTSLTKPRASLVPIEILQKAAQTDFALCAIGGITLDNVDYLRNQMGDLPLSYIAVTADIMGHSHDTIAKKCRAWQIKLNQWY, encoded by the coding sequence ATGAAAAACACACCACCAAAACTATACTTATTAACCAATGACGATGAAATTACGACATTGATGGATAAGCTTGAGCGTGCCTTTGATACAGGGGCGATATCTGTTTTGCAGATTCGCCGCAAAAAAACGTTACAGCAGTATGATTTGGCGACTGTATATCGAGAGGCTGAGCTGTTAATTAGCCTTGCTTATGACTATGATATTGATGTGATTATTAATGATGATTTACAACTGGCATCGCATTTTTGTACAGGGTTACATCTAGGGCAACGTGATGGCAGTGTGCGTGTAGCTCGTGAACTTTTGGGGAATGATGTGATTATCGGACGCACCTGTCATTCTGATATGGCATTATTTAAAGAAGCAAAAAAGCAAGGTGCCAGCTATGGAGCGATGGGTACGGTTTTTACTTCCTTAACCAAGCCTAGAGCGTCTCTTGTGCCTATTGAGATACTACAAAAAGCAGCCCAAACAGACTTTGCACTTTGTGCCATTGGTGGCATTACACTAGATAATGTTGATTATCTTAGAAATCAGATGGGTGATTTACCACTGTCTTATATTGCTGTTACTGCTGATATCATGGGGCATAGTCATGACACCATCGCCAAAAAATGCAGAGCATGGCAAATTAAACTAAATCAATGGTACTAA